One window of Campylobacter avium LMG 24591 genomic DNA carries:
- a CDS encoding aspartate carbamoyltransferase catalytic subunit encodes MRHLISTKDLSKDEILEVFSKAREFLDEKPRTLLKGKSITTIFFENSTRTLSSFETAAKRLDAKVLRLDVSRSSSSKGETLYDTAANLDAMNPNAIVVRHQHSGVPESLARYVNCPVLNGGDGKHAHPTQALLDLFTIYEHFKADVEGKRVLIVGDIKNSRVAASNIELLTRFNLDISLVAPPHFMPNLDIKKTYNIKEAVEHADIIISLRTQTERHQKQIYGSLKDYANDFCINKDLIKDKNLIVLHPGPVHRNIDISDEVLADKRCLVLKQVSNGVAIRMAVLLKLILGEER; translated from the coding sequence ATGAGACACCTTATAAGCACTAAGGATTTAAGCAAGGATGAAATTTTAGAAGTTTTTTCTAAGGCTAGAGAATTTTTGGACGAAAAGCCTAGAACTCTACTTAAGGGCAAGAGTATCACTACCATTTTTTTTGAAAATTCAACTAGAACTTTATCGTCTTTTGAAACAGCGGCAAAGAGGCTTGACGCAAAGGTATTAAGGCTTGATGTATCAAGGTCTAGTTCTAGCAAGGGCGAAACGCTTTATGATACTGCTGCGAATTTAGACGCTATGAATCCAAATGCCATTGTTGTTAGACATCAGCACTCAGGAGTTCCGGAGTCTTTGGCTAGGTATGTGAATTGTCCTGTTTTAAACGGAGGGGACGGCAAGCACGCACATCCAACGCAGGCTTTGCTTGATTTATTTACCATTTATGAGCATTTTAAAGCAGATGTTGAGGGAAAAAGAGTTTTAATCGTAGGAGATATTAAAAATTCAAGAGTAGCCGCCTCAAATATAGAACTTTTAACTCGTTTCAATCTTGACATAAGCCTTGTTGCGCCACCACATTTTATGCCAAATTTAGACATTAAAAAAACTTATAATATCAAAGAAGCCGTTGAGCACGCCGATATTATCATATCCTTAAGAACTCAAACAGAAAGACATCAAAAGCAAATTTATGGTTCTTTAAAGGATTATGCAAATGATTTTTGTATAAATAAAGACTTGATTAAAGATAAGAATTTAATAGTTCTACATCCAGGCCCCGTTCATAGAAATATAGACATTAGCGATGAGGTTTTAGCAGATAAAAGATGTCTTGTTTTAAAACAGGTTAGCAACGGAGTTGCCATTAGAATGGCTGTTTTATTAAAACTTATATTAGGCGAGGAAAGGTAA
- a CDS encoding 2-hydroxymuconate tautomerase family protein has product MPFVNIRITKENGEPTTKQKEELIAGVTELLARVLNKNKASTVVIIDEIDTDNYGLGGKSITKVRKENS; this is encoded by the coding sequence ATGCCTTTTGTTAATATTCGTATCACAAAGGAAAACGGCGAGCCCACAACAAAGCAAAAAGAGGAGTTGATAGCAGGAGTTACAGAGCTTCTTGCTAGAGTTTTAAATAAAAACAAGGCTTCAACAGTTGTAATCATAGATGAAATAGACACTGATAACTACGGCTTAGGTGGCAAAAGCATAACAAAGGTAAGAAAAGAAAACTCTTGA